The following coding sequences lie in one Glycine soja cultivar W05 chromosome 16, ASM419377v2, whole genome shotgun sequence genomic window:
- the LOC114390488 gene encoding zinc finger BED domain-containing protein DAYSLEEPER-like, producing the protein MNNDCSGDSQILEANVGNVGSDGLKKFDLFVIKKKRARTSYVRTELDVYLDEEVLPRSPNFDILLWWKLNGVKYPTLQAIARDVLAIPVSTVASESAFSTSGYIVSPHRSRLHWTTLEALMCARSWLWSAENSGNFNSNVGNENAILLTEMESDDEGEPTEPLITDVTSVAISRLEDDDFY; encoded by the exons ATGAACAATGATTGTAGTGGTGATTCTCAAATATTGGAAGCTAATGTTGGTAATGTTGGCAGTGATGGTTTgaaaaaatttgatttgtttgtgattaagaaaaaaagagctAGAACTTCATATGTTAGAACAGAGTTGGATGTTTATTTGGATGAGGAAGTTTTACCAAGAAGtccaaattttgatattttattgtgGTGGAAGTTGAATGGTGTCAAGTATCCAACACTTCAAGCAATTGCAAGAGATGTGTTGGCGATTCCTGTTTCTACTGTAGCTTCTGAATCTGCGTTCAGTACCAGCGGTTATATTGTAAGCCCTCATCGAAGCCGACTTCATTGGACCACTTTAGAGGCTTTGATGTGTGCTAGAAGTTGGTTATGGAGTGCTGAGAACTcgg gtaattttaattctaatgTGGGAAATGAAAATGCTATTTTACTCACTGAAATGGAGTCTGATGATGAAG gTGAACCGACAGAACCATTGATAACTGACGTTACTTCTGTTGCAATCTCCCGccttgaagatgatgatttttattaa